A genomic region of Halobacteriovorax sp. DA5 contains the following coding sequences:
- the mtaB gene encoding tRNA (N(6)-L-threonylcarbamoyladenosine(37)-C(2))-methylthiotransferase MtaB, with product MTTEVDSTNNELENFDGKKVAFHTLGCRLNFSETGTISQGFVERGYKVVEFGEQADVTFINTCTVTDSADSTCRNLIRKAHRSSPDGKIVVAGCYAQMDAPRIAKMTGVDLVLGTSEKYKVFDYLNEDETDTIHIDKSKDFFGAATSKEEGHTRAFLKIQDGCNYVCSFCIIPFARGRSKAVSIAQAMEEARAVVAQGFKEIVLTGVNIGEYETTSGEKLLDLLKELNALEGLERIRLGSVEPNTITDELLDYMHANPKFLDHFHVPMQSGNDEILSGMKRKYTVEDYKTIINKIITRFPNAGIGADVICGFPGETDEQFQDTFNLLKELPITHFHVFPYSKRKNTVAARMEDHIQHPVKKSRVKTLMMLGDAKLNMFSEDYIGETSQVLFEKKDKQGLWEGYTSNFIRVKVAHDGDLKNQIHQVRLIEFKENKVFAELC from the coding sequence GTGACAACAGAAGTAGATTCAACAAATAATGAATTAGAAAATTTTGATGGAAAAAAAGTAGCGTTTCATACTTTGGGCTGTCGTTTAAATTTTTCTGAGACAGGAACAATTTCTCAAGGCTTTGTTGAGCGTGGGTATAAGGTTGTTGAGTTTGGTGAGCAAGCTGATGTTACTTTTATTAACACATGTACAGTAACAGATAGTGCAGATTCAACTTGTCGAAACTTAATTCGCAAGGCACACCGTTCTTCTCCAGATGGAAAGATTGTTGTGGCAGGCTGTTACGCTCAAATGGATGCGCCAAGAATTGCAAAGATGACTGGTGTTGATCTCGTTTTAGGAACAAGTGAAAAATATAAAGTCTTTGATTACTTAAACGAAGATGAAACAGATACAATCCACATCGATAAGTCTAAAGACTTCTTTGGTGCTGCAACTTCTAAAGAAGAAGGACACACTAGAGCTTTCTTAAAGATACAAGATGGATGTAATTACGTTTGTTCATTCTGTATTATTCCTTTTGCTCGAGGACGTTCAAAAGCGGTTTCAATTGCACAAGCAATGGAAGAGGCGAGAGCTGTTGTTGCTCAAGGTTTTAAAGAGATCGTTCTTACTGGTGTAAATATTGGTGAGTACGAAACTACTTCAGGTGAAAAACTTTTAGATCTATTAAAAGAGTTAAATGCTCTGGAGGGTTTAGAGAGAATTCGTCTTGGTAGTGTTGAGCCGAATACGATTACAGATGAGCTTCTTGATTATATGCACGCTAATCCAAAGTTTCTTGATCACTTCCACGTACCTATGCAAAGTGGGAATGATGAAATTCTTTCGGGAATGAAGCGTAAGTATACTGTAGAAGATTATAAGACGATCATTAATAAAATTATCACGCGTTTTCCAAACGCTGGAATTGGAGCAGATGTAATCTGTGGTTTCCCTGGAGAAACTGATGAGCAATTCCAAGATACTTTTAACCTTTTAAAAGAGTTACCAATCACTCACTTCCATGTGTTTCCATATTCTAAAAGAAAGAATACAGTTGCTGCACGTATGGAAGACCATATTCAGCACCCAGTAAAAAAGAGTCGTGTAAAGACTCTTATGATGCTTGGAGATGCTAAGCTAAATATGTTCTCTGAAGACTATATCGGAGAGACATCTCAAGTTCTTTTTGAAAAGAAAGACAAACAAGGCCTATGGGAAGGTTACACTTCAAACTTTATTCGCGTTAAGGTTGCACATGATGGTGATTTAAAGAATCAAATCCATCAAGTTCGCTTAATTGAGTTTAAAGAGAATAAGGTTTTTGCTGAGTTATGCTAG